TCGCTTCCACCAGATCGGTCTGACGCGCGAGGAACGCCGGTAACTGAATCACATCTACAACGTCAGCGACAGGCTGCGCCTGGCTGGCTTCATGAACGTCGGTGATCACTTTTACGCCAAAGGTCTGCTTCAGTTCCTGGAAGATTTTCATCCCTTCTTCCAGGCCCGGTCCACGGTAGGAGTGGATAGAGGAACGGTTGGCTTTATCAAAAGAGGCCTTGAACACGTAAGGGATACCCAGTTTCTGGGTAACGGTCACGTAGTGCTCACAAATGCGCATCGCCAGATCGCGCGATTCCAGCACGTTCATCCCGCCAAACAGCACGAACGGCAGATCGTTTGCTACCTTGATGTCGCCAATGCTAACCACTTTTTGTTTCATAGGATCGCCTTAATGATGAGTAAGAATGTCGATAAATTAATGCAGGACAATTTGCTTATGCGAGATGTTATTAATCTGCGCACGAATCATTTCGCTGATCGGGTCTTCCGGACACTGCTCAACGAAATAGCTTAAATCGGTCAGCGCGACATGTTCACATTCCAGTTGCGCATAAATTAAGCCCCGGTCACGTATTTCATACGGATCTTCCGGGTTAAATTGCAGTAACGCTTCGCTCGCTCGCAGCGCCAGCTCCATCTGTTGTTCTTCCATTAAGGAAGATTTCAGCGTGTCCAGCAGCTTGCGAATCACTTCCGCGTTATCCGCTTCATCCAGGTCCTCGTTAAATAACTCAGCGACCGGACTGATATTCCCCTTCAGCCACACTTCCAGCGTATGCTCATTCAACGTTTCCCCGTTAAACGGGTTGATGAGCCACATCTCGCCTTCCAGCGACTCGATACGCAAAATAAGCTGCGTCGGGAATATCACCGGCACCAGCGGTAATGACAATCGGTTGGCAATCCACAGTAAAATTGCCCCCAATGACACCGCACTGCCCTGGCGGTTCTTCAGTACCTGGTCAAGCCATAGCGCGTCGGACAAGCGGTAAACGCCGCGGGTGTCAGTAAAGCCCCACTCGCCGTAGAAAAGTGCCAGCAATTTTTCCAGTTGCTCATCCTGAGACAAAAGCTGGCTAATTTCTTCTTGCGCCAGGCTGACCAGACGTTCCAGCTCGTCATAGACAGTTTGCGAAGGGAAATCCAGGCGGATCGATTCCGATGCCAGGATCATCCCGTCGCACAATGGCGCTTTGTTAAATTCGAAATCAGCTAACGACCTCATGACTTACCCCAGTAACGGTATTTTTGTGGTGGCGAGTTTAATGATGATGTACAGCACCACCAGCGCCAGCGGGAACGCGATTAATCGCGCCTGCCGACTGCGCGCCCGACGGTAATCGAGCGCAATAAAACCCAAAACGATGTAAATGATAACTCCAAACAGCTTCTCAGTCAGCCATGTCCCCTGCTCCGTGAATGGCAGGATGTGCGTTTTAGCGATCAACCCCACACCAGTGAGCAACAAAACGGTGTCAACAATCGGCGGTACGACGCGCGTCCAGCGCGCGTGAGCCCGCGCAGAATGACATTCACTCCACCCATAACGCAGCACAAACAGACTAACGGAAAGCGCAATGCTAGCGAGGTGAACCCCTAACAGGAGCGTAACGCTGTTCATACGGGCTTGCATCCGAGCGTAAGACGCTCGTTGTCGCCATAATCGCGACAGGTTTCTACCGCCTGGTAGCCCGCGCGATTAAAGGCGTCACGCACCACGGCGCCCTGCTGCCAGCCATGCTCGATCAGCAGAAAACCGCCCGCTTCCAGCCGCGTGCGAGATTGCTCGATGATGTGCACAATGTCGGCCATTCCGCAGTCACCGGCGACCAGGGCGCTCAGCGGTTCGAAGCGGACATCGCCCTGCGCCAGATGCGGATCCTGCTCGTCAATGTACGGCGGATTGCTGACAATCATCGCAAACTGCTGCCCCGGCAAGGCGCTAAACCAGTCGCTTTGCAGAATATGGACATTATTGATAGCCAGATGAGCCGCATTACGCTGCGCCAGCGCAACGGCATCCGGCATTCTGTCAACCGCCGTGACCTCGCAGTCAGGGCGCTCAGACGCCAGCGCCAGCGCAATCGCACCAGTGCCAGTACCCAGATCGAGAATGCGGCACGGGGTTGTTGGCAGTCGCGCCAGCGCCTGCTCCACCAGACATTCGGTATCCGGACGCGGGATCAACGTGGCCGGTGAAACAAACAGCGGCAACGACCAGAATTCCCGCACGCCAGTTAAATGTGCGATCGGTTCCCCCCGTTGACGGCGAGCCAGCAGCGTCGCCAGTTGCGCCTGCTGGGCGTCGGTCAACGTCGTTTCGCCAAACGCCAGTATCCAGGTGC
The sequence above is drawn from the Citrobacter amalonaticus genome and encodes:
- the sirB2 gene encoding invasion regulator SirB2 gives rise to the protein MNSVTLLLGVHLASIALSVSLFVLRYGWSECHSARAHARWTRVVPPIVDTVLLLTGVGLIAKTHILPFTEQGTWLTEKLFGVIIYIVLGFIALDYRRARSRQARLIAFPLALVVLYIIIKLATTKIPLLG
- the prmC gene encoding peptide chain release factor N(5)-glutamine methyltransferase, with product MDFQHWLREAISQLQESESPRRDAEILLEFVTGKGRTWILAFGETTLTDAQQAQLATLLARRQRGEPIAHLTGVREFWSLPLFVSPATLIPRPDTECLVEQALARLPTTPCRILDLGTGTGAIALALASERPDCEVTAVDRMPDAVALAQRNAAHLAINNVHILQSDWFSALPGQQFAMIVSNPPYIDEQDPHLAQGDVRFEPLSALVAGDCGMADIVHIIEQSRTRLEAGGFLLIEHGWQQGAVVRDAFNRAGYQAVETCRDYGDNERLTLGCKPV
- the sirB1 gene encoding invasion regulator SirB1; its protein translation is MRSLADFEFNKAPLCDGMILASESIRLDFPSQTVYDELERLVSLAQEEISQLLSQDEQLEKLLALFYGEWGFTDTRGVYRLSDALWLDQVLKNRQGSAVSLGAILLWIANRLSLPLVPVIFPTQLILRIESLEGEMWLINPFNGETLNEHTLEVWLKGNISPVAELFNEDLDEADNAEVIRKLLDTLKSSLMEEQQMELALRASEALLQFNPEDPYEIRDRGLIYAQLECEHVALTDLSYFVEQCPEDPISEMIRAQINNISHKQIVLH